The following is a genomic window from Miscanthus floridulus cultivar M001 chromosome 14, ASM1932011v1, whole genome shotgun sequence.
TTTTCTAGTGGGACATTTTCTTCTATGCTACTTTTTTGGTTCTTTATATATTTCCTAGTTTTGTGTATTAAAGTTTCTTTTCTAGTATGTTCTGATGAACTGTTTCTGTGTTCACACTCTTTCTACCTTTTCCTCAAGTGACAATCAATTTAGAGATAATGGGCAACATCCCTTGACTAGCTGATCTCTGCAAGCTATATTTATTTGCTAACTCACAAATGGTTATGACACTTGGATACAGTTTTCTGTTTATTGTAGAGTTGAGGTGGGAATAatatattactccctccattccaagactttttggcttttctagatatgttgcttttactatgtatctagacatagtgtatatctaagtgcatagcaaaagctatgtatcttaaaaaagccaaaacgtcttataattttgaatggagggagtacctttTTCTATTAAAAAATATTCTTATCAGAAACATTGAAATTCCTAAGTCTGTAAAAAGAAATGCAGTTATGTGTCCTTGTGAACTGACAAAATATATTGTGATGTGCTCCATCTGGTCGAATGTGGAGGTCAATTATAGAAGCATGGCTTCATATTACATCGAACATTATTATGGCCCTGTCCTAAGATTCTTGATTTAAGTATTAATTTTAGGTCTTGAGCTTCATTCAGAACTGCATTGAAATATTCCATATAAACTTGTTACTGAAACAAGTTGAATTTATGTGGCTACAAACACCAAAAATGGCAAGATAAATTGCTAAACTCCAGCAACACATTCAGGATGTACACATAGTGCAAGAAAAAAAATGCTTTGAGTGCCTCATCTACCTTGCTAATTCAATTTCATCACACTGGCTCCATTGGAGCTTGTTAATCTCATCACCTTTATTCATAATATTAAGATTGCTACTGCAGTGTGTCTCTTACACCAACATTGAACCAACGCAAATCTTCTAATAATATTAGTTTTCATAATTTTCTGTTCGTTTTAGCATTAATGTTAATGATGAAGCCAAAGTTTTCATGTATGTGCAGAGAATTCTCTGTATCAAATTTTATGTACATCTGGCCTAATGAAGTTCAATACCTTTATCCATATTAGTAATTACCTGATAGAATTTACTAGCAAGCCAAGATAAAATGATAAATCACATCTGTCATCCTGATCTTTCTAGTTTTCTGAATTTGCTGTTTTTAATCATATTTTTGTATCCATGCTGGATAATTAATATCTGCACAACCCCAACCTTTCCTGCAGGAGTACTTCTCAAAGTGGGGAGAAAGTGGCACTGTTGATTTGAAGTACGAGTTGGAGCACCTCATCATACTGACGGCTAGCCGGTGCTTGTTGGGGAGGGAGGTGCGAGAAAAACTGTTTGACGATGTTTCTGGTCTCTTCCATGACCTTGACAATGGGATGCAGCCAATTAGTGTCCTCTTCCCATACCTCCCAATCCCTGCACATAAGCGTCGTGACAGGGCACGGGCACGTTTGGCAGAAATCTTTGCCACCATCATCAAGTCCCGCAAGGCCTCTGGACAGTCTGAGGAAGACATGCTGCAATGCTTCATTGATTCCAAGTACAAGAATGGGCGACCCACCACAGAGGGTGAGGTAACTGGGCTACTTATCGCAGCACTCTTTGCTGGACAGCACACCAGCTCGATCACCTCAACCTGGACTGGAGCGTACATGCTTCGCTTCAAGCAGTACTTTGCAGAAGCTGTAGAGGAGCAGAAGGATGTCATGAAACGGCATGGCGACAAGATTGATCATGACATCCTGGCAGAGATGGATGTCCTCTACCGGTGCATCAAGGAGGCCCTTCGTCTCCACCCGCCACTAATCATGTTGCTTCGCCAATCACACAGCGACTTCACCGTAACAACAAAGGAAGGCAAAGAGTATGACATCCCCAAGGGCCACATTGTCGCGACATCGCCATCCTTTGCCAACAGGCTGCCCCACATCTACAAGAACCCTGACTCATATGACCCTGACCGGTTCGGTCCTGGAAGGGAGGAGGACAAGGCTGCAGGCGCCTTCTCATACATCTCCTTTGGTGGTGGCAGGCATGGGTGCCTCGGTGAACCCTTTGCCTACCTGCAGATCAAGGCGATCTGGACGCACCTACTGAGGAACTTTGAGTTCGAGCTGGTATCGCCGTTCCCAGAGAACGACTGGAACGCCATGGTGGTTGGCATTAAGGGTGAGGTGATGGTCAATTACAAGAGGCGGAAGCTTGTTGTGGACAACTAAGATTGTGGTGCAGTCTCTTAGATGCTTGCTTCTTGTTGATTTGATTGTTTTCACATGTTTGTCAGCATTTGTTCGGTGCAAGTTCTGCTGTACGCACGGCAGCTTTGTAGGGGTGTTTCTATTGTTTAGGATTCTGTAATTTGCTTCACTGTGGGTCTGCCATGATCTGCAACTTCCGCCTGTTAGCTGCCTAGCTAAGCATTTCCCTTCGTCATATCTGTAACTTGTAGCATCTTTAAGCGTGTGGCTCTATTGTTGAAAGCCTGATGTTTATCATTCTCTTAGATGGATGTAAACACAAAACTGAACAAATAACCTCTCTGTAATGAATAAACTCAGGTGTTCAGTGTGAATCTGTTGTGAACTTGTGATCCTGTTCTTCTATGTGACTGTAGGATGTACTGTTCTTCTATTTGAAGCTTCGGAGTGTCTAGAGTTCCTGTTAGGTATTTCTGTTAGTAAAACATGAAGTGTTACAATTATTGGCAAAATGGATAGCAGTATTAGAATGCTGAAACAGTCGCAAGTACTTCAAAATACATATACAAACTAAACCGAAGAAAACAGCCCCAAGTACTTCAAAAATCATCGTGTTCCTAAGCATCTTTTACTTTCTGCATTTGCTTTCATGCAATTTACATTTTTAAAATTGTCATGTTGGTGTAGGACTAAAACCTGGAGTGAAAAACTTTGTTTGATAACCATAGAATACTTGTTAAGCACAATTGGTGAATTTGACAAATTGATAGGTTTTATTTTCGCAAATTTTTTAGATTAGCTCAATCCAATCCTCTTCTTGGTCATCTTGATCCTTCATAAATGATGCAAATTTTTATGTTCATGTAATATTTAAGACGCAACAACAAGTTGTGCACAGAGATTAAAAAAAAGTGAAATCGACACTTGAATAGTTGCAGGTTATACTGTTTGTCTGATCTGATACCTGCAACTATTTACATGTTGTTTTCACTTTTTCCATATACATATTTTTGTTGCATGTCAAATTTTAAAAGTACATAGAACTTTGCATTATCTATTCATTAATATTTTTGGTAGAACTTTTCAAGCACATTTTGGGGCTTTTTTTTCAAATGGGAGCACCGGGTATTTTGTCGCTTTCTAGGATATCGACACTGAAGTTTGACCACTTTTAATGCATTTTGCTTGCCGGTTTCTTTCATGCCCCAAACTTGACTGTCATTTGCAATACGTATCCTCCTAGCTGACTGACTGCTTTTGTGCTGACCATCTTAGTTGTTTGACACGTATTCTTTAACCTAAACTGGTTTAGATTCTGTCCCCTAACACGTATATGTTCTAGCTATCTGTACCTCGTGAATTTCAGCTTGGTTACATAACTTTGTTAATGAGCTGGTGCGATACACGACGGCGTCATGGgagagaaaagaaaaatgaaatcaCATGCTTATTAAAAGAACAAAAAGGAAAGCTGAAACTTGAAGATAGTAATCAGGAAATCAGATTTCCTATTTCACATCCATACTGAAGAAAATGGATGGTGAGAATTAAAGAGCATTATCACAGGCCTCCCACAGGTAACTCTTGTTACACGCCACAATAAGTTTTTAAGACAACAGGCAACGATAATCACTACAACAGGAAAGGTGAAAAACATATGACCCTCACATGAAAAGATAAGCATGCCAATTTTCGCTCACTAACAGATCGGTAAAAAGTATGAACCAGTTGCCTAGATGGCAAGTGAAATTCATATCTCCATTTGAAAATCTCACTAAAAGAACTGCATGGTACAATGGCTAGAACTGGGACTTGTCAAGGCTGTCAAAGTATGGATGCTCCATCGCAGCTATAGCTGATATCCTGTTTGAAGGATCAAGCTGAAGCATTTTCTGCAACACATGAATACAAACTGTCAGCTCAGtttctttcttttttagaaaCAGAACATCGCTCAGTTTCTTGTTCAAAGGCATTGTGAAACATCCGAATGGAACTGTAACTACACTTTTCTTTTTTAAAGCATAACCAGATATTGGTTTTAGGAAGCGTGTTAACAAtaaatgcactaaacaagtcacATATTGGGGCAAGGCACCAAAACAAAATATGCAGAGACCTATTTCAAATATGACAAAAATAAATGGATCGACTTCAGGTGAGTAATTGAAGCAAGGTATCTTAGGTTGGTTGATTAACACTTTGAATTTAAGAGAACACAGTAAATCAGCATGTACATCACTCTTAGAACTTACTGATAGCAGGTCTACGCCTTCAGGTTCCAGTGTTGGGACAACACGTGCCAAACTCTGGGGCTTCCACTGTGGAAACTCGTGCCAATCCCTCAAATCACTCACTCCAGGCCACTGCTCCTCAGTAGGTGTTCCCAGCAACCTTTTTTCGAAAAGCATATTTTGGTCAATACATTGTACAATACAGGTTTGTAGAACCAGACTGATATAGAATGACATTAATATGTGCAAGCAAGCTATTCCTTGAAAGTTAAGacaatcaagaattcaagtgtaATTTAGCCATTGGAGTAGTGTCTAACAGTGAAGAGTATTGAAAATCAAACTACCATCTCATTTAATAACACATTCAGATTATCCCAAGAAAGAACTAATGAAATACAAGAACTGCAGCAAAATATTATGTGCAGCGTTCCTTCAACAGGATAAGAGAACAACTTCACAATTATCAGAATGATACTATCCTAGCAACTAAGGAAGGTGCTGCTCATATTATGGTAGCAACAACTGAATacagaaggaaaagaaaaggacctGAAGATGTGAAGCAACTGTTGCAACTCAGAGTCACCAGGAAAGAGGGCCTGCCGTCGGGCCATTTCAGCTGCATTAAAAAGTTATGAACATCACAATGGGGTAAAAGTTTTCAGCATAAGTACAAAATCATTTGAATACACCATCTCATAATCAAGAGGAGCAAGGACAATATTTTAAGCCTAAGCACAATGTGCTATTTGGTTGGTCATAAATTAAATGACGTGGACAGTTTGGATTGTGGGGGCACTACTAAATTCCTTGTACTCATGAACATGCATCTGTTATTGCATTTGACTCCATATAATGCATCAAGTTTTCAGCACCAAGGCATAGTACATGGCATCTTGATTAAAGGCTGAAAAAGGAGAATAGGCTTACCAAAGATGCATCCAACAGACCACATATCAACGCCAGTTGAGTAATGTGTTGCTCCAAGCAAAACTTCAGGAGCTCTATACCAAAGTGTCACAATCTACACAAATACACAATATAAAGAGCTTACTGGATCATGCTCAGAAACTCTGTTAAAAACTAAAACTGCATTAGGCAATCCAACTCCGGATGGTAACCAGTACCTCATGGGTGTAGCTTTTCATAGGCACAGTGAAAGCTCTACCAAGACCAAGATCAGCAATCTTCAGTATCCCCTTCTCCTTGTCCACCAGCAGGTTTTGTGGCTTTAAATCCCTATAAATAAATTTGAGCATGAACCATATAAGTGGAAAATGCGATGTTGTATTCATCTGATGAGTTCAGCAACAGAAATCCAACCGGTGAAGGACACCATGGCCATGGCAGTGTGCAACTCCTTTGCATAACTGATACAGGAAATTCTGGAAAGAAGTAAAGAAAGTACATTAGTTCAAAAGGAACCAAAGGAGGGTGAGCTTCAAAACTTGGTATATAACAATCAAGAATTGCTGCATTGGCCAAACAAGTTTTCAAGAGAGTAAAGGTAGAAGAGAATGACTCATCGCCCATGACGTACTAAATGCTTCACTAGTCAAATACAGTGTGTTGTACTGGAACTTTTTTCAAATCACAAAGGACGGAACGCCAATTAAGGGGATTGGGGACCAATCTGGGTCCTCACAAATTATCAATAAACAGTGCAGGATAGTTACTTCCAAAATTTAACTCTCTTGTCGTTAATTTGAGAAACTGTAAACACAGATTAACACATCATCTGCCAGCTTACTGAAAAATATAATCAGTATATGTTGACTTACGACATTTAACTACTGAACCTGAGAAACAACGTAATTCGCCTGTGTTCAGTGCAGAAGCAGGAGAACAGACAAAACATCCGAATTCAATTTCACAGTTAAGTGCTTTGATTTTACAGTCGGTCAAACATATATATGGCCCAATGCTTTGAACCTATGATGATCCAGTTAGATCCTCACCTTTGTCGGAGCTGAAAATACCATTTGTAATGCACAGGCTAGTTTGCTCTGGTCGAGAGGGATCAATTGCACAGATCGATTGGAGCATGAGCAGTAGACATTTATGTGGCTTTTTATTTCCTTCTGATCAGAATTGTACTGTTGTCAGAATTAAATTAAGGATGTGATTTGTAACGCCCAGGCTACTTATTTCTGATTTCTGATCGAAGCGCTCAATTGCTCAGAAGACCGATTACAAAATGTATCATTTTTTTACAGAAGACAGAGGTAAACCAGGCAGGCAACTAATAACTAGTACTCCCCCAGTGACAACTGACATGAAGTGAGTAAAGTAAGCGTGATTATTAGCACCTTGATGAGTGTGGCGGGGAGCGGCCTGGCGGCGGATCCCCTGCGGTAGACGTCGAGGTACTTCTTGAGGTCGGTGTCGAGGAACTCGAAGACGAGGTAGAGGACGGGCTTGCCGTTCTTGGCGGCCTGCTCGACGGCGAGGAGGCGGACGACGTAGATGGAGTGGGAGAGGAGGTTGAGGAGGGAGATCTCGCGGAGCGCGGTGGGCGGGATCCCTTCCTCGTCCATCTCCAGCCGGGTCTTCTTCAGCGCCACCAGCTGCCCCGTCGCCTTGTCCTGCGCCTTGTACACCTTGCCGTAGGTCCCCTCCCCGACCTTCTCCAGCTTCTCGTACTTGTCCACGATGTTGATCTCCATCGCGCGCGTCGTCGCGGTCGCACCGGCCGGGGCCCTCCCCCGCGAACACGGATCGCGAACTCTCGCCggctggcggtggcggtggatgaGGGCGAGGGCGACGCCGCAAAGGCAAACCCAGTAGGGAGgatggggagggggaggaggagtggGGGGAGAGAGGGAAAGGGAGCCGAAATGTGTGTGAGAGTGAATGCGACGCCGCGTGGGAGAGAGAAGGAAGAGAGAAATGGGCCGCTCCGGGCAACGGTCGGGAGGAGGCTGAGGCTTCGCGCACACGCCGATGGCTCGAACTTCAAACTGCACCTCATCCGATTCCGAGCTTAAGTACTCCCGTTCATACCTATGGGATGGGGATTGGTTTTTCGTTGCCACGTTAATTAATGAAATTAAATTATATATATGGCTAATGACGATGAAGGGATCACCTGGTACTTTGCGCGCAGTTAAAATTCATATTTCCTCTGTTCTAAACTATATAGATAATTTTAGTACACCCTTTTTCTCTAGCTAATAAAGCTCTCTCTTCActcgaaaaagaaaaaaattagtacACCCTTTGTCTCAAATACACTTAATATTTTAGGATCTTTTAAAGCAAGATTAGTGCTCAACGAGAATTGCTCACCTACCCCTGTTTATTAAAGATAAATCTCGGCTGGTGGCATTGAGACGCGGAGGAGGCGAAGGTGTCCTCCACCGAATTGATCGGGCATGAGAGAAAGAAAAGAGTCGTGCGGGTTGATGCCGCTGAGACCATGTGTAGCTCTTGAGAAATACTACGGTCTAGCCcattcctcaaaagatgtttCCACGTGATCCCTATCTACAACAATTTTAACTTTTAGTTTCGACGGACGAATAATCATTAAGTCCTCCTCTTTCCAGACAAGCCATACAAAGAGATCCGTCCGCTGTCTTTTTATTGAATCTTTTAAAGATAGATATTACGATTAGTCCTTTTCTTTACTATCTACGGTCCTTCTATTTTTTTAAGTTATTCATTGGAGCAATTGTATATTGAAGTCAATCCGAGGCAAGTGTTCCGATCTGTCTTTTTGCAATGTGTCTCCACACTGGCATAATGACCTAACATGTCGCACAAAGAAAAAATGACCATTTTTGGTAAACTTATAAGGCCAGTCTCGATGGTGAGTTTTATGGCGTTGTTTCCAAGACTGTAAAATGAAATGAAACATGGATGAAACATCCAttctcaatggagagtttcattCTTTGATTTCAttgacatttaatttcatgactcatagTCGTGCCAAAAGAGTTTCATCCCATAAAACTCACTTCTTCTCTCTCTAATTAAAAATGTTGCCACATCATAAAAAAACACTTATATGGCACcctattaaatataaataaaactatAATAAAACTACCACTGAAACTAGCCTAAGAAATATTCTCACTCGATGGCAAATGTGAAGAAATTTTTGGGAAGGTGCTATTTGAACGCGTAACAACGAGAGAGTGGCATGAAGTTGAAAAGACCAAAGAAAATGGCAAGAATAGAATATCGTTTTTGGGgtggcaaattttttttatttcccATTCTATCCCCCCCTTAGCAGCGGGCTCTGTTTAGATTCTAAAATTTTTCACCCAAAGTGTCACATTgaatcttgtggcacatgcatggagtattaaatgtagacgaaaaaaaaaactaattgcacagttaggtaaaaaattacgagacgaaactttcgaacctaattagtctataattagatgcTAAttaacaaatacaaacgaaagtgctacagtaaccgcagaatttttttttttgaactaaccAGCTCCGTCCTCACGACCTCACCGCACCAGCTCACTCCCCTCTAGCCTTTTCGTCGGCTCCACCTTCCCATTGCCGTTGGATCTGTCCGCGCCCGGGCACGAGGTCACCGGATTCAGCATTCCGCCTGAGCGCCGTCTCTCCTGTACCCACCCCATTGTCTCCGTCTAGGTCTGTGTTAAAACCCCGGGTTCCCGATGGGAATCCCTTGCCCCCTTAGCAGATCCTAGTCGCCGTCTTCTTCTCAGGCAAGAAAGTGAGGGAGGAAGGTCGCCGGCGGCAGCCGGCCGCCGCATGCTCGGGCCAAGATGTTCCTGCTGGACTGGTTCTACGGCGTGCTGGCCTCACTGGGGCTGCGCGAGAAGGTGGCCAAGATCTTCTTCCTCGGCCTCGATAACGCCGACAAGACCAAGCTCCTCCACATTCTCAAGGACGAGGTCTGGAAAAAGATCCCTTTTTGGTATTCTGACTTAATGCCGACCTCTATTTGTTTCGAGTAGATGGGGTGGAATTCTGTGGTTCGAAA
Proteins encoded in this region:
- the LOC136504567 gene encoding obtusifoliol 14-alpha demethylase-like isoform X1; translation: MNQTMDLADIPQQQRLIAGAALLVATVIFLKLLLSARSGGGKKRLPPTIPGAPVVGGLVKFMRGPIPMIREQYARLGSVFTVPIITRKITFLIGPEVSAHFFKGNEAEMSQQEVYRFNVPTFGPGVVFDVDYSVRQEQFRFFTEALRANKLRSYVDQMVAEAEEYFSKWGESGTVDLKYELEHLIILTASRCLLGREVREKLFDDVSGLFHDLDNGMQPISVLFPYLPIPAHKRRDRARARLAEIFATIIKSRKASGQSEEDMLQCFIDSKYKNGRPTTEGEVTGLLIAALFAGQHTSSITSTWTGAYMLRFKQYFAEAVEEQKDVMKRHGDKIDHDILAEMDVLYRCIKEALRLHPPLIMLLRQSHSDFTVTTKEGKEYDIPKGHIVATSPSFANRLPHIYKNPDSYDPDRFGPGREEDKAAGAFSYISFGGGRHGCLGEPFAYLQIKAIWTHLLRNFEFELVSPFPENDWNAMVVGIKGEVMVNYKRRKLVVDN
- the LOC136504567 gene encoding obtusifoliol 14-alpha demethylase-like isoform X2, yielding MDLADIPQQQRLIAGAALLVATVIFLKLLLSARSGGGKKRLPPTIPGAPVVGGLVKFMRGPIPMIREQYARLGSVFTVPIITRKITFLIGPEVSAHFFKGNEAEMSQQEVYRFNVPTFGPGVVFDVDYSVRQEQFRFFTEALRANKLRSYVDQMVAEAEEYFSKWGESGTVDLKYELEHLIILTASRCLLGREVREKLFDDVSGLFHDLDNGMQPISVLFPYLPIPAHKRRDRARARLAEIFATIIKSRKASGQSEEDMLQCFIDSKYKNGRPTTEGEVTGLLIAALFAGQHTSSITSTWTGAYMLRFKQYFAEAVEEQKDVMKRHGDKIDHDILAEMDVLYRCIKEALRLHPPLIMLLRQSHSDFTVTTKEGKEYDIPKGHIVATSPSFANRLPHIYKNPDSYDPDRFGPGREEDKAAGAFSYISFGGGRHGCLGEPFAYLQIKAIWTHLLRNFEFELVSPFPENDWNAMVVGIKGEVMVNYKRRKLVVDN
- the LOC136504859 gene encoding cyclin-dependent kinase B1-1-like is translated as MEINIVDKYEKLEKVGEGTYGKVYKAQDKATGQLVALKKTRLEMDEEGIPPTALREISLLNLLSHSIYVVRLLAVEQAAKNGKPVLYLVFEFLDTDLKKYLDVYRRGSAARPLPATLIKNFLYQLCKGVAHCHGHGVLHRDLKPQNLLVDKEKGILKIADLGLGRAFTVPMKSYTHEIVTLWYRAPEVLLGATHYSTGVDMWSVGCIFAEMARRQALFPGDSELQQLLHIFRLLGTPTEEQWPGVSDLRDWHEFPQWKPQSLARVVPTLEPEGVDLLSKMLQLDPSNRISAIAAMEHPYFDSLDKSQF